GCAATAGCACAACAAGGAAAGAAGTGTTAGAGTATGAACTGATGTCTTGAATCAGGGATTAATTCATTAAGAACTTGTTTATGAATTCATTTATAAACTTGTTCTGTATGCAGCTAGCATGTACTTTGCAACCCAGTTTTACAACTTTATTCCCATTTGTTCTTCAGTAATTTTAAGAATGCATATACTCTTgccattaatttaaataattgtgGATCAAAaattacaacatttatttatttattattatttattatttggatttgtatgccgcccctctccgaagactcggggcggctcacaacaagtgtaaaacaaatcataaataattcaattaattaaaatatttaaagatttaaaaaaccccatatactaacagacacacacacaggcataccatatataaattaaatgtgcccagggggagatgtttagttcccccatgcctgacggcaaaggtgggttttgaggagtttacggaaggcaggaagagtaggggcagttctgatctccggggggagttggttccagagagtcggtgccgccacagagaaggctctccccctggggcccgccaaccgacattgtttagttgacgggacccggaggaggcccactctgtgggacctaatcggtcgctgggattcgtgcggcagaaggcggtctcggagatattctggtccgatgccatgaagggctttaaaggtcataaccaacactttgaattgtgaccggaaactgatcggcagccaatgcagactgcggagtgatggtgaaacatgggcatacctgggtaagcccatgactgctctcgcagctgcattctgcacgatctgaagtttccgaacacttttcaaaggtagccccatgtagagagcattacagtagtcgaacctcgaggtgatgagggcatgagtgactgtgagcaatgagtcccggtccagatagggccgcaactggtgcaccaggcgaacctgggcaaacgcccccctcgccacagctgagagatggttttctaatgtgagctgtggatcgaggaggacgcccaagttgcggaccctctctgagggggtcagtaattcccccccccccccagggtaatggacggacagatgggattgtccttgggaggcagaacccacagccactccgtcttatccgggttgagtttgagtctgttgacacccatccaggccccaacagcctccaggcaccggcacatcacttccaccgcttcgttgactgggcatggggtggagatgtaaagctgggtatcatcggcatattgatgatacctcatcccatgtccttggatgatctcacccagcggtttcatgtagatgttaaatagcaagggggagaggaccgacccctgaggcactccacaagggagagacctcggagccgacctctgaccccccactaacacgactgcgaccggccagagaggtaggaagagaaccactgaagcacagtgcctcccacccccaacccctccaaccggtgcagaaggataccatggtcgatggtatcgaaagccgctgagagatcaaggagcaccaggacagaggataaacccctgtcccgggcccgccagaaatcatccatcaacgcgaccaaagcagtttccgtgctgtaaccggtcCTGAAACCCGACATAGATCAAGATGTCTGCTCATCGTACTTCTAAGCATATTTataaatactgtgtttccccgaaaataagcctTCCCCTAAAAATAAGCCCTCTCCCAAAAATACCATTTCTTCTGGttaaggttagggagacagagcagGAAATCAGGTGAGACAGCAAGAGGAGCTTTGTCTTGCTCCatgcaccccaaaataataagacctctccAAAAATAagtccaagcgcttatttcagggttaaaaaaaatataagacaggatcttatttttggggaaacacggtagctactATGATTATCCAACTGTGGATAAAATTTAGTGTCATTACAATAAATGGCAATTCAAACAATTTAATGGGCTTCAAATTCTGTCAATATCTTAAAACAATCTAAGATAACCTAATAAGATGAGGGGTCTTTATGCATGTGTATATGTAGGCTACTTCTCTTCAGTAGAATATTTGAGATCTTTCTGATTCTGTGTTTTAGCCAAAAGAATTTCTTGCAGATCAATTTCATAGTCTTCAAAAAAGCAAGGATTAACTTAGAATTAATTTAAGATAGTTGCCATTCAAAATTACAGAGCAAACAATAGAGCTGTATTACTTTATGGAATCAAAAATCAAATTACTAATATTGCTATCTTATGGAGTACATCTCTTCCCTACAGAGCCGTCATGGAGTTTGTAATCACTTTCAGAACATTTGCTCAataagaaatttaaaatagatttagAATAACTGTGTTATTTTCCATTGAATTTCTATAATGTATGCCTGTAATATAATGTATGCCTGTAATATATATGTTCaagttgttaatttttttttccttttccaggCTGGATAATACTCTAGAAGAAATTATATTTAAGCTAGTTCCAGGACTTCGAGAGAGTATGTTTTTGTTTCTCTTAACAAGATTATTTATTTTGGCAGTCCTGTTGCATTATTAATTTGGATTATAAATTTGTTTTTTGTTGCTGAAAACTAGAAGAATTGGACCGTGAAGTTGaattctggaaaaaaaacaaacctaTAGAAAATGGAGGAggtatttacatttatttcacaATGTAACATTTTAACTTCCAATTTATTAAAATGTCAGAAATTGTAATCTTATTTTTCACCTGAATTTTTAGTAAATGAAAATATGTACATCTTACTGAAGGAACAAGCCATCCATCATAGTGCctctatttttattaaattttaaataattagatgTCATAAACTGCATTACTGATTTCAAGTACTGTACTTCTTCAGAACATTTTCTGCCTCACCTAAGTTTGAAAAGCAGAAGTAAAATTTTGCTGCTTTTTAATGACACCTTCTTCCTCTCAGAGATGTTTCTTGCAAAAGTTGCACAGCAAGAAAAATAGAAAGCAGCTGCTCCAAACTGAATGGAACTCTCTCGGCACTGCTTCAGTGAGATATATGAAATTGGTTTCAAGAAAACTTGACCTTAATTGCAATCTTAGGTTGTTACTTTCTACATTGCTATCTGTGCACTTTTTTGTTTTCAGAAGAAAATGCAAATTCTGAAAATGCTAAAGATGGTGGAAATGGAGATGAAAATCAAGAAGACAAAGATTATCACAGGAGTGACCCACAGATTGCTATTTGTCTGGATTGTTTACGTAACAATGGACAGTCTGGTGATAATGTAGTAAAAGTGAGTTTTGAACTCTTTatatatgtctatggagattctcagtcttccaagtcatgagaatagaatagaatagaatagaattctttattggtcaagtgtgattggacacacaaggaatttgtcttggtgcatatgctctcagtgtacataaaagaaaatatacagtagattgtcaagaatcatgtggtacaacactttatgattatcataggggtcaaataagcaatgaagaaacaatattaataaaaatcttaaagatacaagcaacaagttacagtcatgcagtcctaagtgggaggaaaaaggggtgataggaatgatgagaaaaaactattagaaatagaagtgcagacgtaGCAAAAAGTTtgagtgttgagagaattatttgtttagtagagtgatggcgtccgggaaaaaactgttcttgtgtctagttgtcttggtgtgcagtgctctgtaccgacgttttaagggtaggctttgaaacagtttatgtccaggatgcgaggggtcagtaaatattttcacagccctctttttgagtcGTGCAGTATATACGTCCTTTTAAGTAACAAATCTTACATGTTTATATCATACCTATTTTACTCTGCATCGTTCTACTAATTAATGCTGTATAAAAAGTTGTCCCAAAGTTGgttttttaagaggcaactggactttctggtttttctttgaagatgttttgcttctcaactGAAGAagcgtcttggatgagaagtaaaacatcttcaaagaaaaaccagaaagaccagctgcctcttgaaaaagcatctttgggacaatatTTTATACAGCATTAATTAGTAGAATGATGCAGAGTAAAATAGGTATGATATAAACAAGTAAGATTTGTTACTTAACAGGTCATTTTCTATCATTCAAGGAAGTCCGAACTaagttcttattttttttctgcagttcccaTATCTGAGCCTTCATTCCACTGACTAAGAAAGCTAATTTTAAAGTTCTAAATATAATTAAAAGTTAAGAAACACTGATTCTCTGTCACTGTAGCCGATTCTGTTGAacattataatacaataatatttgCAGGACCTCAAATTCCACACCTCtaggttaaaataaaaatatctttggTTAACAGAGGAAGAATCAGTATCTTGATCCCAACTAGTTTTCCTGTTACTTAAGATATTGATTTTGTCATATAACAAATATTAAATAGTTTTCGTTAGAAAAGAAGTCATTCAGTAAATCTATATAAAATTCTTTCATTTCAGCaaaatatattatacagtatattctagCATTGGTTAGAATTCAAACCAGTTTAATCTAATagttaaggtaccaggctagaaactgggagaccataaGTTCTTGTCCCACTTTAGCCATGGAAATTGGCTGGTGGTGGACCAGTCATCATCTTTCAGACCAACATACTTCACTTCACACAACTTTGTTGTggaaaaataaatgaaggaaggtgtGTTCAATACTTCATAGTCTCGAgatgtttgtaaaaaataatagacaaggtacatataaatgaatgaataaaattggTAGGTAGCATTTGGAGGGCAAACAATTCATATTTTAATATCTAAGTTTACaatttttgtctctttttctttaggGGTTGATGAAGAAATTCATCCGATGTTCTACACGAGTAACTGTAGGAACCATCAAGAAATTTCTAAGTTTAAAATTAAAGCTTCCAAGTTCTTATGAGGTATGATGTTCTATCATCCAAAGTAGTAGATTCTGTCTTTTGACTAAGTGAATTTAAACAATCACAACTTTAGCTACCTAAACCATTTTTCCTTGCATTGCAAAAATGGAATGTCATATGGTATTTTTTCTTAGTGAAATGTTTATGAGACCTATTCCAATATAAATTGGCAttcaattaattttaaatgtCATAATCCAATTTAAAGTCTCTATTTTATTGAAGGTAGTCAGTCACCAAATAAAAGAAAAGGAGTAGACTATTAGGAGAACATTTTATAAATGGCTTCCATCTGAAAACTTTTCATCTGAAAAATTGTGTAGTATATTACAATCCAAACGGAATAAAAATCATACCATAAGGCATGTAACTCTGAAATTAGATGTAGATTTTCTTATGTTTTGTGTGTCTGTATCAGTATTTATGACTGTATTACTTAGATCACAATTTACTTTAATAAATATGCTTTCTATGCTAATGGCCTTAGATTCTGTCCttgaaaaaatgatttaaaaaataattttgcagGAAATGTTAAACACCATGCTTGAACCCCTTGAAAATTATTCCTGCGGTGCTGAACTGGATGGCTAAAATAGTGtaacatcatttttaaaaaattatgccaAATAAGActagtttttcttcttccctcaTGCAGAAGATATACTACATATAAAACAGCACAAGAATTTGCATATTCATCTTGCCATAAAAAATACAAGTACAGTATATAATTCTTCTATCCATTGAAAAACATCCAATGATTTGATATAAAGACCAAATGAATACCAAAATAAATAGGGGGGGGGATGGAACAGCAGGCAAATGTATTTAACAGCTGTAATGGATGGTCTGTGTTTTAAACACTTTATTTTAAGCTGCTTGTTTCGATggaaaatatagtttatatttaggaataataattaaaatctaggtAAGTAGCTGAAAGTCATTTTGTTGGCATTTTTCTTGTTCCTTAAATAATTATCTTGCATAAGAATAATCAAGATGTGGTAGGCTTCTAATCTCTTTTTCCTCTTATATATGAATGATTTTCTTTTAGGAAAGATGAACATAGCTCTAAAAATGTTTTTATAATACTTCTTCAAGtaactgttttttattttaaagttggATGTACTATGCAATGGGGAAATCATGGGGAAGGATCATACTATGGAATTCATCTACATGACAAGATGGAGACTACGAGGCGAAAATgtaaatgaaataatttttaactgcttttagtctatgcataaatatttatattaattataggGCTTTTAGCtatgtattatattaattatattcctTTTAAATAGCAATAGATGTATATACACCTCTTCAAAGAGTTTTACCACTCTCTCTAATCCATTTACAAAGTTATCATATTTTCCCCAGCCATCTGGGttcccattttactgacctcggaaggatagaaggctgagtcaaccctgagctggtGGGACTTGAATttttggagtgagcagtgagttagcctgcagtactacattgtaaccact
This genomic stretch from Erythrolamprus reginae isolate rEryReg1 chromosome 5, rEryReg1.hap1, whole genome shotgun sequence harbors:
- the PCGF5 gene encoding polycomb group RING finger protein 5 isoform X2, giving the protein MATQRKHSVKDFNPYITCCICKGYLIKPTTVTECLHTFCKSCIVQHFEDSNDCPRCGNQVHETNPLEMLRLDNTLEEIIFKLVPGLREKLDREVEFWKKNKPIENGGEENANSENAKDGGNGDENQEDKDYHRSDPQIAICLDCLRNNGQSGDNVVKGLMKKFIRCSTRVTVGTIKKFLSLKLKLPSSYELDVLCNGEIMGKDHTMEFIYMTRWRLRGENFRCQNCSSSQVCSQDGSFYQSYPMVLQYRPRIDFS
- the PCGF5 gene encoding polycomb group RING finger protein 5 isoform X1, whose product is MATQRKHSVKDFNPYITCCICKGYLIKPTTVTECLHTFCKSCIVQHFEDSNDCPRCGNQVHETNPLEMLRLDNTLEEIIFKLVPGLREKELDREVEFWKKNKPIENGGEENANSENAKDGGNGDENQEDKDYHRSDPQIAICLDCLRNNGQSGDNVVKGLMKKFIRCSTRVTVGTIKKFLSLKLKLPSSYELDVLCNGEIMGKDHTMEFIYMTRWRLRGENFRCQNCSSSQVCSQDGSFYQSYPMVLQYRPRIDFS